A region from the Benincasa hispida cultivar B227 chromosome 12, ASM972705v1, whole genome shotgun sequence genome encodes:
- the LOC120092570 gene encoding uncharacterized protein LOC120092570 isoform X1, producing MSSKMKRPQKSRPPEIIKLNDAAKLAAQLMSKMTNSEWKESTVDNESTAIEPEIRPPRLGLGAKVTRHFRNGPSNDPLDRKLHAKLGAGKKQASTKMSEDTPVLNNKDDDGDDEEEEEESRTAMFNKKRAAKPITMSPLQGKKKRR from the exons ATGAGCAGCAAAATGAAGAGGCCGCAGAAATCTAGACCTCCCGAAATTATTAAGCTGAATGATGCAGCGAAGTTG GCAGCGCAGTTGATGAGCAAGATGACTAATTCTGAGTGGAAAGAAAGTACAGTTGATAATGAATCAACTGCGATTGAACCCGAGATTCGACCTCCTAG ACTTGGACTTGGGGCCAAAGTAACACGCCATTTCAGAAATGGACCATCTAATGATCCACTTGATAGAAAACTACATGCCAAATTAGGTGCTGGGAAAAAACAAGCTTCTACAAAAATGTCGGAGGATACTCCTGTACTTAACAATAAAGATGATGATGGCGacgacgaagaagaagaagaagagagtaGAACCGCCATGTTCAATAAGAAGCGAGCAGCAAAGCCGATAACGATGTCTCCTTTGCAGGGGAAGAAAAAGCGAAGGTAG
- the LOC120092570 gene encoding uncharacterized protein LOC120092570 isoform X2 codes for MSKMTNSEWKESTVDNESTAIEPEIRPPRLGLGAKVTRHFRNGPSNDPLDRKLHAKLGAGKKQASTKMSEDTPVLNNKDDDGDDEEEEEESRTAMFNKKRAAKPITMSPLQGKKKRR; via the exons ATGAGCAAGATGACTAATTCTGAGTGGAAAGAAAGTACAGTTGATAATGAATCAACTGCGATTGAACCCGAGATTCGACCTCCTAG ACTTGGACTTGGGGCCAAAGTAACACGCCATTTCAGAAATGGACCATCTAATGATCCACTTGATAGAAAACTACATGCCAAATTAGGTGCTGGGAAAAAACAAGCTTCTACAAAAATGTCGGAGGATACTCCTGTACTTAACAATAAAGATGATGATGGCGacgacgaagaagaagaagaagagagtaGAACCGCCATGTTCAATAAGAAGCGAGCAGCAAAGCCGATAACGATGTCTCCTTTGCAGGGGAAGAAAAAGCGAAGGTAG